The region GCAGCACTCTCCTGGTGGGGTTGACGGCCATCGTCCTGCCTTACCTGCCCGGGGTGGGCCCCATCTTCGGTTTTGTCCCGCTGCCGCCCGTGATGATGGCCGCGTTGCTGGGCATCACCGGCTTATATGTGGCCGCCAACGAATTCGCCAAACAGATCTTCTACCGCCGGATCCGTTACTGAATCGCTAGTGTCCCGTCTCATAAATACTAATCCCATAATCGCCGTGGAGACGGGACACTTCCAGGGGGGAGACAAGCTCCCCCCTCGGCGCTCCGCTGACCCCCTGAGGGGGGCCTCGCCGCCCCCCTCATACTCCCCGGCGGTTGTGCGTTTAGCATGCTTGGGATTTAGTCGATAAATTTCCGAGACGCACAACGAGCCGGAATTATCGGCTGCGGACGATGTCGACCGTCTCTTTCGCCGTCCTCGCCAACAGCGACGAATCCGTGCCGGCGCAAACGAACGAGAATCCCCGGGTGCAGGCTGCCCTGGCCGCTTCCGGGACGGCGGCGAAGATGCCGGCCGGGATGCGCCTGATCCTCGAGGCGGCTAAAATGGTGCCGATGGCATCCTGGACGCGGACGTCGTCGATTTTGCCCGGAAGGCCCAGGCTGGCCGAAAGGTCGAAGGGGCCGATGAACACCGCGTCGATGCCGGGCACTTCCAGGATCGACTCGATGTGGCGGGCCGCGTCGATGTGCTCGGCCTGGGCGATCAGGGTGACGTCGGCGTTGGCGCCTGCCACGGTCTCCTTGACCCTGACGCCATACCCCTGGCCGCGGGCGATGCCGATGCTCCGGGCTCCGAGCGGGGGATAGAGCGCCGCCCGCACGCACGCGGCAGCTTCCTCGGCCGTGTTGATGTGGGGAAAGATGAGACCGTCGGCGCCGAGGTCGAGGGCCTTGCTGATCCAAACCGGCTCGTTGGCCGGGACCCGGACGATGCAAGACGCGCGTCCGGCGGCGGCCTGGATCATGCGCTGGGTGATGATGAAGTCCAGCAAGCCGTGCTCCATGTCGAGGAACAGCCAATCGAAGCCCGCCTCGACGCAGATCTCGACGATCTCGGGCGAGGGGAGGGAGAGGAGAAGCCCGATTTGCGGGGCGTCTTCCTTGAGGGCGACTTTAAAAGGCTTGGCCATGAGGGTCTCCTGGAGTTGGGAGCGGGTATCTTATCGCGTTTTCTAAATTTTGTCGTCCTCGCCATGACAGCAGCTTCTGCTTGTCATCGCGAGGACCTAGAAATACGAGATCCCCACGCCCTTCGGGCTCGGGATGACAAGAAAACGGATCAAGCGAGGTCCCCCGCGTCCGACGCACGCCGTCCTCGGGACGACAAGAAAAGCAGATCGGAATGACCAAGCCGCCAATGCGGGACGACAGATAAGGCAATTATGCTATACTCCCGCCGAAAGAGACTGCATCCATGGCCGACATCGCCAAAGGCGTCCGCTCCTTCACCCTGGGCACGGCTCTAAGCCGGGTTCTGGGCCTGGTGCGGGAGATGGTCATCAACCATCTTTTCGGCGCCGGCTTGGCCAACGACGCCTTCCGGGCCGCCTTTCGCATTCCCAACCTGCTGCGCGACCTGTTTGCCGAAAACGCCCTGTCTTCGGCCTTCGTCCCGGTCCTGACCGACGAAAAGAAGAAAGGCCGTGAGGCGGAGAACCGTTTTGCCTCGAACATCCTCAACACCCTGCTTGTCGTGGTCGGGCCGCTGACGCTCCTGGGCATCCTGACCGCTGGGCCGCTGGCCAGGGCCTTCGTCCCGGGCTTCGACAAGATCCCCGGCAAGCTCGCCCTGACCGGCCAGCTGACGGCGGTGATGTTCCCGTTTCTGCTCTTCATCGCCCTGGCCGCCTGGGCCATGAGCGTTCTCAACACCAACGGCTCGTTCTTCGTCCCGGCCGTGGCCCCGGCCGTATTCAACGTCTTCTCGTTCCTGACGCCGCTCGCGCTCTTCGCCTACCTGCGATCGCGGGGCATGGAGCCGGTCCTGGGCGCCGCCATCGGCGTCATGACCGGCGGACTGATGCAATTCCTCGTCCAGGTCCCCGGGCTCTATCGGGGCGGCTTCCGCTACCGGTTCGTGGTCTGTTTTCGCGACCCGGCCTTCCGCCAAGC is a window of Candidatus Aminicenantes bacterium DNA encoding:
- a CDS encoding aldolase/citrate lyase family protein; its protein translation is MAKPFKVALKEDAPQIGLLLSLPSPEIVEICVEAGFDWLFLDMEHGLLDFIITQRMIQAAAGRASCIVRVPANEPVWISKALDLGADGLIFPHINTAEEAAACVRAALYPPLGARSIGIARGQGYGVRVKETVAGANADVTLIAQAEHIDAARHIESILEVPGIDAVFIGPFDLSASLGLPGKIDDVRVQDAIGTILAASRIRRIPAGIFAAVPEAARAACTRGFSFVCAGTDSSLLARTAKETVDIVRSR